In the Ignavibacteria bacterium genome, CGTGATCACCGGAAAGACCGTCTTCCTTGCCGGCGGACTAGGTTGTTTTGAACCGCGTAAGCCGTCCATCGAAGGCCTTGCGTCGTACGAAGACAACGGCGTGGAGTACATCATCAAGGACCCGGAGTTTTATCGCGGCAAACGCGTGATCATTGGCGGCGGGGGAGATTCGGCATTGGATTGGACGATCGTCCTGGCCGATATCGCAAAGGAAGTGACGATGATCCATCGCAGTGCTCAGTTCCGTGCAGCACCCGATTCCGTTGCAAAGGCGCATGCCTTGGCAGATGCAGGGAAGATCACCCTCATCACCGATGCACAGGTAACCGGACTCCATGGGGAAGGTGCTTTGCACCACGTGACCATAACCAACAATGACGGTGCTACGCGAGATATCGAAGTGGATCATTTCGTTCCACTCTTTGGACTTTCTCCAAAGCTTGGACCGATCGCGCAGTGGGGACTTGCACTTGACAAAAACGCCGTCACCGTAGATCCATTGACCTTCCAAACAAGTGTTGAAGGCATCTATGCCGTTGGTGATATCTCCGAGTATCCCAACAAGCTCAAGCTCATTCTCTGTGGTTTCCACGAAGCCGCCGTTGCCTTGAACTATGAGTTTCAACGTCAGCACCCCGAGAAAAAACACGTGATCAAATACACCACCGTTACTGGTGTTGGTACACTTTAACCTCACATCGAGCATGGTGATATCGTCACATCGAGCGAAGTCGAGATGGCTGGTG is a window encoding:
- a CDS encoding NAD(P)/FAD-dependent oxidoreductase, which codes for MNHFSTDVIVIGAGPCGLFTVFEAGLLKWKCHLVDYLPTPGGQCTEIYPKKPIYDIPGFPSVLAGELVENLVKQGAPFHPEFTLGERAEQLEKLEDGTFRLTTSRGTVITGKTVFLAGGLGCFEPRKPSIEGLASYEDNGVEYIIKDPEFYRGKRVIIGGGGDSALDWTIVLADIAKEVTMIHRSAQFRAAPDSVAKAHALADAGKITLITDAQVTGLHGEGALHHVTITNNDGATRDIEVDHFVPLFGLSPKLGPIAQWGLALDKNAVTVDPLTFQTSVEGIYAVGDISEYPNKLKLILCGFHEAAVALNYEFQRQHPEKKHVIKYTTVTGVGTL